The window ttcttttattgtctTTCGGAAGCATCGCGGATCATGGGGTCGGGACACGTGTTCGTATTTTATTGGGAAACCGTaaactctctctgtttttttggtgGGCCGGCATTATATAAGCCCATTGCAAGACGTTCAGACAGACACGTTTTCaacgtttttctttttctttttacagaaGGGTCGAAAGGTCAATCGTTAGTTGCTCGACTTCAATAATTGGTTCTCAATCAAAACATGATTCAACTATACTTGCGTAAGATTGTAAGATTCTcataaacacaaatataaattaactCTTAAGTCAACCGAGATTGTTTTCATGTTCATACGTTTGgaggaaaacaacaacaaaataagttGGAATAACATAATACATATAGTTCATCTACAAATTGGATGTGGATCGTTGAAGGAATGAAGGAGGAGGCCTCACGTATGTGAAGTTGGTAAATGGATTGGCCTTTGGATCCGAACTCGGACTGCTTGCCGGGGAATCCAAAACTGACATTTCAGTCCAACACTTGTCGAAGTTTGCTATGCATTGTCTTCCCGATACTTCAGGCTTGAAACTTGGTTGTACTTCTCTAGCTTCCAGCTTCTTCCAGTTTATTCCATTAAACCATTTGTGCTTTTTAATCTCCTCTGCTCCAGTCGGTCCACTTCCCAGTCGCCTTTCTGGCTCTTTTGCCAGCAGctacatatgcattacaaagtCAGAATCAGTATTGCTCTAAATCCAGTGCTTCACAACTCTTAGCACACATTCATGTTTACTTACCCCTTTCAGTAAAGCATGAGCTTCATTAGAAAGAAACTTCGGAAGCTTGATCTTGTCCTTCACGATTTTCTGCTGTATCTTTCCTTTGCTTCCCATAAACGGAGGCTACAAAAGGAAATCAAATTGCATCACACAACACATCACCTTAACAAATTACCAAGACACGGGGCTGCATGCAAATTACAAAGAAGGCGGCTTTTACCTTTCCTGTGAGCATTTCATACAGAAGAATCCCTACGCTCCACCAGTCAGCCGCTTTATCATGTCCTTTTCCTCGAACGATTTCAGGTGCCATATACTCCGTGGTTCCGCACATGGAGTTTGatcttgtgttttcttcaaATTCCTTTGCTAAACCGAAATCTGTTAACATCACGTGACCATCTGTGTCCATGAGTACGTTTTCAGGTTTTAGATCTCTATGCATTATGCCTTTCTCATGGAGATGGGAAACTGCAGAGACAATTTCTGCAGTGTACACACGAGCCAAGTCCTCTCTgtaaaagagtaaaaaacagAACTTATTAAACCTCTGGTGAacagaaccaaattaaaccttGCAGAATTCTGGTGATACTTGTTAAGTAATTCAAAAAGGTATAATAGCATACTTGAAAAGCCCTTGGTGATAGAGCTGGAAGAAAAGATGCCCTCCGTTTATAAAGTCAAGCACAAGGTACAACCTATACTTGGTCTGCACAAAAAGGTATACATTAGAACTCTCGTTTATGAAATCAAACTATAATAACAGCAAACAAAGGGAAGATGGCTTTTTACCTGAAAAGAGTACTTAAGTTGAACGATAAAAGGATGATCAATTTTGGAAAGAATATCGCGCTCAGCTTTCATGTATTCTGCATGGTTCTTCTCCATAATGTGATCTTTCCTCATGACCTTCATTGCGTATATCTCAGAGGTCTCCTTTTTCCTGACCTGGTAAACTTTCCCAAATGCACCTTTCCCAACAACcttcaaaatctcaaaatcatctTTGCCTACTACACCTGAGACTTTGGCCAGATCTCCCTCTAGAGCTTTGTCACTGTCACTGTCGTCATTACCAGAGAATTCATCGTTTTCCTTTAAGGATTCGCCTTCAATACATTCCACCAAGTCAATAGAGTCCTCAGTCTCACGTAAGGTGAGCTTGGTGAGCTTCAAAGAATGACTATCGAGGGAAGAGGGGCCAACCAATGAGTGGGATCGACTGTAGACAACAGCAGGCTCGTCGTAGACAATATCATTGGCCTCTTCAGGGAGTGGACCAAACACATCAGAGAACTCAAgttcaacatcatcatctttcaAAACAGAATATGAAGGGCTGATGGATAGATATTGCTGTTTCTGGATCTTGTTGGGGACAGGACGCTGTGAGGAAACCATAAtgtccacaacaacaacaaaaaagatcgATACAGAATCACTGAGAAAGATTCAAGAGTGCACCACAAGCCTGGTGAGGGATTCTGTACCGACGACAGATATTAATGAGGAGAAAACTGACTAAAACAATTGCTAATCTGGAAAATCTTGGGAAAAGGCAATCCGATaacaaggagaagaagctcTTGTTGTTTCCCGATTTTAAGGAAACACTGGATGCTGCAGAAGTGCGCAAATGCCATGAAGGTTTTATATGCTCTGCAAAAGATCATTCACAGATTCAACAGAGGCTACCACATGTACATATCAAAATCTTTGAAGATACAGCAGCAAAATCTAAAGGGATAATTTTTCACTTTAAAGAAACAATCTTGAATAAAACCCAAAGCCCTACACAATCTCCGGATTCAGAATCGGTATAAAAAAACCCGAAATTTCGATAATTCAGATCTAATGGTAAGCAAAATTCATGCAAATCGAGATCTGTGACCTGAATCTAAAAATACGTTTCGTGGTTTAGAAACAATTCATGAATTTTGATAACTTATATGAtcaggaaacaaaaaacaatgaatCTAAACTATGTTAAAAAGGAAAGTCAAATGCGAGAGAGCGAGAGAGGGGATTATTACCAGAGAGGATGGCTGAGGGAAGGAGACGAGGATGGAAATGAAGACGAGAGGAGAATTTAAGAGAAGCATCGCAGATCCAGGGATCTAGACACGTGTTCGTATCCTATTGGGAGAACGTTGACCAGTTGTTAAATATGCGGCGGAGGTTTTTTTGTCCACtaattctttctttattatGGTGGGCCGCCTCTCATCCAAGCCCATCATTTAGAACGTcctgattcttgttttttttccccgGATTATGTGGATTTCGGATTTCAAATCCACGGTTGGCAATAGCTAAAACTCAAACCGTGAGATCaaatacatacagtatataCGTTGTGATAACTTCCCGTTTTCAGAAGATTACAATCGCATATTCCATCGAATCTCTCTAACTTGAACCTTCTTCAACTTTTGTAGTTGTTTATGTAACAACTTATTGGGTTACCTGACTCTTTGACGACTTCACTAACAACGTTAAGAGTTGTTTATACATGTTTTAACcaaattatgttattttgtgtATGAAACAATGTGGGTTCTGACGATGAATTTGCTGTTTTTACTCAACTTTAAATATACTTACACAAATTTCTTATGTAATCGAATAATTGTCTCCGggtgttccaaaaaaaaaaaaacacaaatacttGTCCTCGGATTCGAATTTCGAACATACTCACTCATACACGCAAAAAAGATTTATCATTGCCTCCATATTTAGTACCCAACTTAAGTTAGGTGTAGATCCGCTTCATGCCCGGTTCATGTATGCACCGGTTCTAGTGTCCACCAATATCTCTTCACCTACGTTAATAAAGAGCGGTACAGTAACTACTGCACCTGTTTCCAGTGTCGCTGGCTTTGATCCACCTATACATCCATCACACAACTTGGTTCAGGCTTGTTTAAACCAAAACACAAGGACCATTCTCTCTCAGCAAAAGGTTTGTGCAACATTATTACCTTGTGCAGTGTCACCGCGAAGGCCAGGATCAACGTCAACAATTTTCAACTTAACTGTAATCGGTAGATCGAAATCGATAACCTTGCAATAATCCAGACAGAAACAAGTTAGCATCACCGCTTAATCCTCCTGTCCTGTGAACTACTTACATTCCATGTTAAAGTGGGGTACCTTGTCTTTCCAATAGAGCAAAATGCAATCCATGCCTTCTTTCAGCCATTTCGTCTTGTCACCCATATCAGATTCGTTAAGACGTGTTTCTTCGTATGTGGTCTACAATACAAAAGAAGATTTGATAACCAAGAAGAAAATCATAACATTTTTAGTACTCAATTTTTAAAGGTATCCCATGGCTTCATCAGCGGGTAAGAGAAGTAAAGATCCATTGTGACATACCAAATCCATGAAAACAAACTGAGACCCATCTTTGTATGTGAACTGTTTGGTTTCTTTGTATATGTTAGCTTCCTCGACCTGTAACATAGAATGATCATATAATCAAGACAGTGCAACCAGAATCATTCGCCGGATTAAAATACAAGAACCAAAGAAAAGGATATTACAGAAATCCCAGCACGAAACGTTCTCTCCACTGTGCTGCCATTAACATAATTCCTGATCTTAGTCCTCACAAATGCCGCACCTTTCCCTGGTTTCACATGAAGAAACTCTACCCCCAAAACATAANNNNNNNNNNNNNNNNNNNNNNNNNNNNNNNNNNNNNNNNNNNNNNNNNNNNATAGACTAGAAAAGTACAagcatcaaaaccaaaacaatggTTAAATAAATCCTCATGAACTAATAACAGTGCTATCTACAAATTCCAGATAACCTATAGTCAGAAGAGCGaattgaggaggaagaagaatacCAAGAACACGCCAAGGAGCACCATCGACTTCGATATTGGTTCCGGCTTTGATGTCGTTAGCAGACATAGAGCAGTTAATCCCTGCAAttcaattatacaaaaaataaaaaataaaaaaaaataagttcgAAATCAATTGCATAGAGTGCCTCGAATTTGTAAGAGATGCGGAGAGAAATTAACTGGGAAATCTGTTGGTTCGGGGAGAAACCCGCACAGGGAGCGCCAATCGAGATAGTGAgatcgatgaagatgaagcagcTGAATAAGGTATGCACAAGGATGGAGATGAAGTTACTGGATATATCGCTCTTCCCGCCATTTTAGTTCTTCCGCCGACGAGACAAACGGAGTCGCTCGCTCAGTGTTGGCTGTGCTGTGGATAAGGTCCTCTAGGGAAGAAGCAAGGGACTCGAGGAAACAAGTTTTTTCAACTCTCAATTGAACCAACCTTTGAACCCACAAAAAACAAACCGAACCGTACTTCGGTTCAATTCAATTATTcggttaaaaaccaaaaccaaaaccagaagtcaatttcattttattttatgaatgaTATGAACATGAACTTGTCAAGATCGTAATACCAAAACCAGAAGTCAATTTCAAGAAATCTGTACAGTACCGTAGTTGACTACAAATTTTCAACTAACACAAAAGAccaacaaaatattacacagaGCCTTTAAGAACACGAAACAGCACTCATCATATCTCTACCTCTTGTTCCTCTGTTAAGGAATAGGAATCAGACTTGGCACATAAACATAGCTACAAATAAACGGATCATAGTAGTCATACTGTCTGTGTCTTGCTGTCTCGATTTGCTTTGTAATCCCACCTTGATCATATTCGTAAAACTTGATGCGAATATACCatttatcatcttcatcttcttcttcttcttgtacacTTGCCTCACACCACAGCATTATATTCTTGTGCTTGCCAATGGAGTATCC is drawn from Camelina sativa cultivar DH55 chromosome 1, Cs, whole genome shotgun sequence and contains these coding sequences:
- the LOC104744702 gene encoding serine/threonine-protein kinase AtPK1/AtPK6; this translates as MVSSQRPVPNKIQKQQYLSISPSYSVLKDDDVELEFSDVFGPLPEEANDIVYDEPAVVYSRSHSLVGPSSLDSHSLKLTKLTLRETEDSIDLVECIEGESLKENDEFSGNDDSDSDKALEGDLAKVSGVVGKDDFEILKVVGKGAFGKVYQVRKKETSEIYAMKVMRKDHIMEKNHAEYMKAERDILSKIDHPFIVQLKYSFQTKYRLYLVLDFINGGHLFFQLYHQGLFKEDLARVYTAEIVSAVSHLHEKGIMHRDLKPENVLMDTDGHVMLTDFGLAKEFEENTRSNSMCGTTEYMAPEIVRGKGHDKAADWWSVGILLYEMLTGKPPFMGSKGKIQQKIVKDKIKLPKFLSNEAHALLKGLLAKEPERRLGSGPTGAEEIKKHKWFNGINWKKLEAREVQPSFKPEVSGRQCIANFDKCWTEMSVLDSPASSPSSDPKANPFTNFTYVRPPPSFLQRSTSNL
- the LOC104744797 gene encoding uncharacterized protein LOC104744797, translating into MAGRAIYPVTSSPSLCIPYSAASSSSISLSRLALPVRVSPRTNRFPRINCSMSANDIKAGTNIEVDGAPWRVLEFLHVKPGKGAAFVRTKIRNYVNGSTVERTFRAGISVEEANIYKETKQFTYKDGSQFVFMDLTTYEETRLNESDMGDKTKWLKEGMDCILLYWKDKVIDFDLPITVKLKIVDVDPGLRGDTAQGGSKPATLETGAVVTVPLFINVGEEILVDTRTGAYMNRA